One Coccinella septempunctata chromosome 8, icCocSept1.1, whole genome shotgun sequence genomic window carries:
- the LOC123318779 gene encoding serine/threonine-protein kinase fused-like — protein sequence MRQLAAAVTECHRRQIVHRDIKPANILRRRCRFLLADFGLAETLTTAQPLLTEPAGTMVYWAPEQRRLEPYDTSVDLWALGLVAVEVATGLPCRQGEEEQHWASSLDDKYRAEMERLRFPVRWYIEGLLQDNPSHRRPAAQWEWPGTDTVLLVETVAQPPPLIPVSTLRPAPLPPIAPLTPPPQLSPVKTSIQNPGSTEPPSVVTQSSD from the exons ATGCGGCAGTTAGCAGCAGCCGTGACGGAGTGTCATCGTCGGCAAATAGTACACCGAGACATCAAGCCAGCCAACATCTTACGCCGCCGGTGCCGATTCCTGCTAGCAGATTTTGGGTTGGCCGAAACACTCACCACCGCCCAACCCCTGCTTACCGAGCCAGCAGGAACCATGGTGTACTGGGCACCGGAACAGCGCAGGCTAGAGCCGTATGACACGTCCGTCGACCTGTGGGCGTTGGGGTTAGTGGCCGTAGAGGTGGCGACCGGATTACCGTGCCGTCAGGGTGAGGAGGAACAGCATTGGGCCTCATCCCTGGACGACAAATACCGTGCGGAGATGGAGCGGTTGAGATTCCCCGTCCGATGGTATATCGAAGGTTTGCTCCAGGATAACCCGTCCCACCGGAGACCTGCTGCACAGTGGGAGTGGCCTGGAACCGATACCGTCCTGTTAgttgaaaccgtagctcagcCACCCCCACTGATACCGGTGTCCACACTGAGACCAGCACCGCTTCCACCAATTGCTCCGTTAACGCCACCACCCCAACTGTCTCCCGTC AAGACTAGCATCCAAAATCCAGGCTCAACCGAACCCCCGTCTGTGGTCACCCAGTCTTCGGACTGA